One stretch of Planococcus sp. PAMC 21323 DNA includes these proteins:
- the ahrC gene encoding transcriptional regulator AhrC/ArgR — protein sequence MNKGQRHIKIRDLISNREIETQDELVELLKSAGYEVTQATVSRDIKELHLVKVPLQDGRYKYSLPADQRFNPMQKLHRALTDAFVSIDGASHFLVMKTLPGNAHAIGSLIDHLDWEEILGTICGDDTCLIICRDTEHREILRQRLIEML from the coding sequence ATGAACAAAGGACAGCGTCATATTAAAATACGTGATTTAATTTCGAATCGTGAAATTGAAACTCAAGATGAACTTGTAGAACTACTGAAATCAGCTGGCTATGAAGTAACACAAGCTACTGTTTCACGAGATATAAAAGAATTGCATTTAGTGAAAGTGCCATTACAAGATGGCCGATATAAATACAGTTTGCCAGCGGATCAACGTTTTAATCCAATGCAAAAATTGCATAGAGCGTTAACAGATGCTTTTGTAAGCATTGACGGAGCTAGTCATTTTTTAGTAATGAAAACATTACCTGGTAATGCACATGCAATAGGCTCTTTAATCGACCATTTGGATTGGGAAGAAATTCTCGGAACAATTTGTGGGGATGATACATGTTTAATCATTTGCAGAGATACCGAGCATCGTGAAATTTTAAGACAACGTTTAATCGAAATGCTTTAA
- a CDS encoding DUF2627 domain-containing protein: MGRLVAFIILLIPGIMAAYGIKLMRDTLFNKLLEPYPALWLQFTLGTIFVVLGIGFFAGFLLNRDRKKGTVSKRFQK, from the coding sequence ATGGGTCGTCTAGTGGCATTTATCATTTTGTTGATTCCTGGAATCATGGCGGCGTATGGCATTAAGTTGATGCGTGACACTTTATTCAATAAATTGTTAGAGCCTTATCCGGCTCTCTGGCTTCAGTTTACGCTTGGTACTATTTTTGTCGTTCTTGGCATTGGATTTTTTGCAGGCTTTCTATTGAATCGAGATCGCAAAAAAGGTACAGTATCAAAAAGATTCCAGAAATAA
- a CDS encoding glycerophosphodiester phosphodiesterase — translation MILLSEVKVYAHRGASGYALENTWEAFIKACELGVGIELDVQITKDGVVVVYHDENLKRLTGINADIDTLDYEDIKDLRVGKRWMRRIQHHQIPLAYEVFQWAKKKEIPLNVELKGSFAKNPKGPQILAAMLEGMNDVHISSFDPQLLKEMKNLMPSTEMAWIIKKNKQLAYSKGMDWVDSIHLHKRLLSKALWHELFNLDKQVRIYGILGSESLTQRLEPLMVGIITDYPDRVKRKMAPPFAG, via the coding sequence ATGATTTTATTGTCTGAAGTCAAAGTGTATGCACACCGAGGCGCTTCAGGATATGCACTGGAAAACACTTGGGAAGCTTTTATAAAAGCTTGCGAATTAGGTGTAGGTATTGAATTAGATGTACAAATTACAAAAGACGGTGTAGTGGTTGTTTATCATGATGAGAATTTAAAACGTTTGACTGGGATTAACGCAGACATAGACACACTTGATTACGAAGATATAAAAGACTTACGCGTAGGCAAAAGGTGGATGCGCAGAATCCAACATCATCAAATCCCTTTAGCTTATGAAGTATTTCAGTGGGCAAAGAAAAAAGAAATTCCATTAAATGTTGAGTTAAAAGGTTCATTTGCAAAAAATCCAAAAGGTCCTCAAATTCTTGCTGCGATGTTAGAAGGGATGAACGATGTTCATATATCATCTTTCGATCCGCAGTTGTTGAAGGAAATGAAGAACTTGATGCCTTCTACTGAAATGGCATGGATTATCAAAAAGAATAAGCAGCTTGCTTATTCTAAAGGCATGGACTGGGTGGATAGTATTCATCTTCATAAGCGATTGCTAAGTAAAGCTTTATGGCATGAACTATTTAATCTTGATAAACAAGTACGCATATATGGCATACTCGGTTCAGAATCGCTTACACAGCGATTAGAGCCTTTAATGGTTGGCATTATTACCGATTATCCAGACCGCGTTAAAAGAAAAATGGCACCACCCTTTGCTGGGTGA
- a CDS encoding polyprenyl synthetase family protein, translating to MNLTQFRSHYEPLIQQEMAQLILSLSIPDSLKESMHYSLQAGGKRIRPILLLAVLHEMSGDEHPDALKVAAAIEMIHTYSLIHDDLPSMDDDDLRRGMPTNHKVFGEAIAILAGDALLTYSFGVVARLEHVSSEDKIRLIDLMSVSAGAEGMVGGQVLDIEGEEKQLQLEELEQVHRLKTGALLTYSILAGGILAQATNEEIVALSQFGQHLGLAFQIQDDILDVTGTSQELGKTAGKDETSEKSTYPSLLTLPKAKEKLDFHATEAVNALHKLTGEKTLLLELTQLIVQRKN from the coding sequence ATGAATTTGACCCAATTTCGTTCTCATTATGAACCGCTTATCCAACAAGAAATGGCACAACTAATACTTTCTTTGTCAATTCCTGATTCGTTAAAAGAATCTATGCATTATTCATTGCAAGCAGGCGGCAAACGAATTCGTCCAATTTTACTTTTAGCTGTATTGCATGAGATGAGTGGAGATGAACATCCAGACGCCTTGAAAGTTGCTGCAGCAATTGAAATGATTCACACGTATTCCTTGATTCACGATGATTTGCCGAGTATGGATGATGACGATTTACGTCGTGGCATGCCGACTAACCATAAAGTGTTTGGTGAAGCAATTGCGATTCTTGCAGGCGACGCGTTGTTAACGTATAGCTTTGGAGTGGTAGCGCGACTTGAACATGTATCGAGCGAAGACAAAATCCGCTTAATTGATTTGATGAGTGTTTCTGCTGGCGCGGAAGGCATGGTCGGTGGACAAGTACTAGACATAGAGGGCGAAGAAAAGCAATTGCAACTCGAAGAACTTGAACAAGTTCATCGCTTAAAGACAGGTGCATTGTTAACGTATAGTATATTGGCAGGCGGTATTTTAGCTCAGGCAACCAACGAAGAAATTGTAGCGCTTAGTCAGTTTGGTCAACATTTAGGATTAGCATTTCAAATTCAAGACGATATTTTGGATGTGACGGGAACTTCTCAAGAACTTGGAAAAACGGCAGGCAAAGATGAAACAAGTGAAAAAAGCACTTATCCGAGTTTATTAACTTTGCCGAAAGCAAAAGAGAAATTAGACTTCCATGCTACCGAGGCTGTAAATGCCCTTCATAAGTTAACTGGCGAAAAAACATTGCTGTTGGAACTCACACAATTAATTGTGCAAAGAAAAAACTGA
- a CDS encoding sigma-54 interaction domain-containing protein, which translates to MQNVLIVGGGVGGSAILNTLLESDYLHVRGVVDLTLEAPAIVSAKSNGISVATNYKEFDEKDIDIVFNVTGSAFLYEELKEYFLDKTVIIPGSLANVLVRLLEEKEHFISRLSEESHREKIIFNSIEEGMIGIDKTSHITFINKSAARMLEVAVEETIGKHIHEFISLSELPRTYETGRIELNKELQLRNGLRIVTSRFPMIGDGGVIIGAFAVFKDITEVVALAEEITDLKEVQTMLEAIIQSSDDAISVVDEKGNGLLVNPAYTRITGLQMKDVIGHPASADISEGESMHLKALQTRKPVRGVNLKVGPANREVIVNVAPIIVDNKLKGSVGVIHDTTEIRTLMKELDRARSIIRTLESKYTFDDIIGLSSEMQLSLQQAKLAAQTLVTVLLRGESGTGKELFAHAIHSASERKYNKFVRVNCAALSEELLDHELFGYEEGTILGSRIGEKRGLFEEANNGSIFLDEIGELSPMLQSKLLRVLQEHETLRIGGSKPIPVNVRVIASTNANMEKALLEGKFREDLYYRLNRMPILIPPLRNRKQDIPRITERLLLKLNQEYGRSVESISDKALQYLRVYDWPGNVRELENVLSRSMIFMQMNDRVLTEEHIPLNMLRVPEAKNEVLIQSSMPLQEQLDTVERGILHHALKQAGGNKSKTAKQLEISLRTLYYKLEKYGLM; encoded by the coding sequence ATGCAAAACGTATTAATTGTCGGGGGTGGAGTTGGCGGGTCCGCCATTTTAAATACACTCTTGGAATCAGATTATTTACATGTGCGTGGTGTAGTTGATTTAACACTTGAAGCACCTGCGATAGTCTCTGCAAAATCTAATGGTATTTCTGTCGCAACCAACTACAAAGAATTTGACGAAAAAGATATTGATATTGTATTTAATGTTACAGGAAGTGCATTTCTCTACGAAGAGCTTAAAGAATACTTTCTGGATAAAACCGTGATTATTCCTGGTAGCCTTGCCAATGTATTGGTTAGACTTTTAGAAGAAAAAGAACATTTCATTAGTCGACTTAGCGAGGAAAGTCATCGAGAAAAAATAATCTTTAACTCAATTGAAGAAGGTATGATTGGCATTGATAAAACAAGTCATATTACGTTTATCAATAAAAGTGCAGCTAGAATGCTTGAAGTTGCAGTAGAAGAAACAATTGGTAAGCATATCCATGAATTTATTTCATTAAGTGAGCTGCCAAGAACTTACGAAACAGGACGTATAGAGTTAAATAAAGAACTGCAGCTAAGAAATGGATTAAGAATTGTGACTTCACGTTTTCCAATGATTGGCGATGGTGGAGTAATTATTGGAGCATTTGCAGTGTTCAAAGATATTACAGAAGTAGTGGCGTTAGCAGAAGAAATCACCGACTTAAAAGAAGTTCAAACGATGCTAGAAGCCATTATACAATCGAGTGATGATGCCATTTCGGTAGTAGATGAAAAAGGGAATGGATTACTGGTCAATCCGGCTTATACCCGAATTACAGGATTGCAAATGAAAGATGTAATTGGCCATCCCGCTTCAGCTGATATTTCTGAAGGGGAAAGTATGCACTTGAAAGCATTGCAAACTCGAAAACCGGTTCGAGGCGTCAACTTAAAAGTCGGACCCGCAAACCGTGAAGTTATTGTAAATGTGGCACCGATTATTGTCGACAACAAGTTAAAAGGGAGCGTCGGGGTAATTCATGATACAACAGAAATTAGAACGTTAATGAAAGAGTTAGACCGAGCGCGAAGCATTATTCGGACATTAGAATCCAAATATACGTTTGATGACATTATCGGTTTATCGTCAGAAATGCAATTGTCATTGCAACAAGCAAAACTGGCAGCGCAAACTTTGGTAACCGTTTTACTACGCGGTGAATCAGGAACGGGAAAAGAATTATTTGCCCATGCCATTCATAGCGCAAGTGAACGGAAATACAATAAGTTTGTGCGAGTCAACTGCGCTGCGCTTTCTGAAGAGTTGTTGGATCATGAACTTTTTGGCTATGAGGAAGGAACAATTCTAGGTAGTAGAATCGGTGAAAAACGTGGTTTATTTGAAGAAGCAAATAATGGCAGTATTTTTCTAGATGAGATTGGTGAATTGTCACCCATGCTTCAAAGTAAATTATTGCGTGTATTGCAAGAACATGAAACATTACGTATCGGTGGCAGTAAACCGATTCCTGTTAACGTGCGAGTTATCGCGTCAACAAATGCTAATATGGAAAAAGCGTTGCTCGAGGGTAAGTTCCGTGAAGATCTATATTATCGTTTAAATCGGATGCCGATTTTAATTCCTCCTTTGCGTAATCGGAAACAAGATATTCCGAGGATCACAGAGCGCTTGTTGTTAAAGCTAAATCAAGAATATGGTCGCAGTGTCGAATCGATATCGGACAAAGCGCTACAATATTTACGTGTTTACGACTGGCCAGGAAATGTTAGAGAGCTTGAAAATGTTCTGAGTCGTTCGATGATCTTTATGCAAATGAATGATCGAGTCTTAACAGAAGAGCATATTCCACTGAATATGCTGAGAGTTCCTGAAGCGAAAAATGAAGTGCTCATCCAATCTTCGATGCCTTTGCAAGAGCAATTGGATACGGTAGAGCGCGGGATACTGCATCATGCACTCAAACAAGCGGGAGGCAATAAATCGAAAACAGCAAAGCAATTAGAAATTTCATTAAGAACTTTATATTATAAATTAGAAAAATACGGATTAATGTGA
- the dxs gene encoding 1-deoxy-D-xylulose-5-phosphate synthase → MDLHSITGPSFLKELNTKQLEVLSEDIRRFLIENLSRTGGHIGPNLGVVELTLALHKVFDSPADKFIWDVGHQSYVHKILTGRASQFDTLRQFKGLCGFPKRNESDHDVWETGHSSTSLSAAMGMAAARDIKKDSNYVIPIIGDGALTGGMAFEALNHIGHTKTDMIIILNDNEMSIAPNVGAMHSMLGRMRTAGKYNKVKDDLEYLLKKVPAVGDRLASTAERVKDSLKYLVVSGMFFEELGFTYLGPIDGHDLEELEDNLRYAKKTKGPVLLHVITKKGKGFLPAEQDTIGTWHGTGPYKMETGDLVKSSSKAPSWSGLVAETVRKLARTDERIVAITPAMPVGSKLEGFASEFPERMYDVGIAEQHATTMAAGLATQNMKPFLAIYSTFLQRAYDQVVHDICRQNLNVFIGIDRSGLVGADGETHQGVFDIAFLRHLPNMVIMMPKDENEGQHMVKTAIDYNGGPIALRYPRGNGLGVPMDEELEALPIGSWEVLVKGTDAVILTFGTTIPMAIKAAEQLFEHGISVEVVNARFIKPMDVEMLHTIFKREIPVLTIEEAVLQGGFGSAVLEFAQEQQYRGAVIDRLGIPDHFIEHGDVAELMDEIHLNSDEVVRVIKERAQSKKQAGTTSL, encoded by the coding sequence ATGGATCTACATTCGATTACTGGTCCATCTTTCTTAAAAGAGCTGAACACAAAACAGCTTGAAGTATTAAGTGAAGATATAAGACGGTTTTTAATAGAAAATTTATCAAGAACAGGTGGACATATTGGTCCTAACCTTGGCGTAGTGGAATTGACGCTAGCATTACACAAAGTATTTGATAGCCCTGCAGACAAGTTTATTTGGGATGTGGGACATCAATCGTACGTTCATAAAATCCTTACGGGAAGAGCTAGCCAATTTGACACTCTACGTCAATTCAAAGGGCTTTGTGGATTCCCAAAACGCAATGAAAGTGATCACGATGTTTGGGAAACTGGACATAGCTCAACTTCATTGTCAGCTGCTATGGGTATGGCGGCTGCTCGCGATATTAAAAAAGACAGCAATTACGTTATTCCAATTATCGGAGACGGCGCGTTAACAGGCGGTATGGCTTTTGAAGCATTAAATCATATTGGTCACACAAAAACGGATATGATCATCATTTTAAATGACAATGAAATGTCGATTGCGCCAAATGTTGGTGCGATGCACAGCATGCTTGGTCGCATGCGAACTGCTGGGAAATATAATAAAGTTAAAGACGATTTGGAATATTTATTGAAAAAAGTTCCTGCAGTCGGTGATCGTTTAGCCTCTACTGCTGAACGCGTGAAAGATTCGTTAAAATACCTTGTCGTTTCTGGCATGTTTTTTGAAGAACTGGGCTTTACCTATTTAGGTCCAATCGACGGACATGATTTGGAAGAGTTAGAAGACAATTTACGTTATGCGAAAAAAACAAAAGGTCCTGTGTTGCTTCATGTTATTACGAAAAAAGGCAAAGGCTTTTTACCTGCAGAACAAGATACAATTGGTACGTGGCATGGTACGGGTCCATATAAAATGGAAACTGGCGATCTAGTTAAATCGTCTTCAAAAGCACCATCATGGAGCGGATTAGTAGCAGAAACTGTTCGTAAATTAGCGCGTACTGACGAACGTATTGTAGCAATTACACCGGCGATGCCCGTGGGATCAAAATTGGAAGGATTTGCTTCTGAATTTCCTGAGCGCATGTACGATGTTGGGATTGCTGAGCAGCATGCAACAACAATGGCTGCTGGACTTGCAACGCAAAACATGAAACCATTCTTAGCTATTTATTCGACGTTTTTACAGCGTGCATATGATCAAGTAGTTCATGATATTTGCCGTCAAAACTTAAATGTCTTTATCGGCATTGATCGTTCTGGTCTCGTTGGAGCAGATGGCGAAACGCACCAAGGTGTATTTGATATTGCTTTCTTGCGGCACTTACCGAATATGGTTATTATGATGCCAAAAGACGAAAACGAAGGACAACATATGGTTAAAACTGCGATTGATTATAATGGTGGACCAATTGCATTACGTTATCCAAGAGGAAACGGCTTAGGTGTGCCAATGGATGAAGAGCTCGAAGCTTTACCAATCGGTTCATGGGAAGTGTTGGTAAAAGGAACGGATGCAGTGATACTAACATTCGGAACAACTATTCCAATGGCGATAAAAGCTGCCGAACAATTGTTTGAACATGGCATTTCTGTTGAAGTAGTAAATGCACGATTTATTAAACCGATGGACGTAGAAATGCTTCACACGATCTTTAAGCGGGAGATTCCGGTCTTAACAATTGAGGAAGCTGTTCTTCAAGGCGGATTTGGTAGTGCGGTTCTTGAGTTTGCTCAAGAACAACAGTATCGTGGTGCGGTTATCGATCGTCTTGGAATTCCGGATCATTTTATCGAACATGGAGATGTTGCTGAGTTGATGGATGAAATCCATTTGAACAGCGATGAAGTGGTACGTGTTATTAAAGAGCGAGCACAATCCAAAAAGCAGGCAGGTACAACTAGTCTATGA
- the spo0A gene encoding sporulation transcription factor Spo0A, translating to MEKIKIAIADDNRELVGLMKDYLNSQPNMEVVNVAYNGKTCIEMLESEAIDILLLDIIMPYLDGIAVLDAIKENDDLHGIAVIMLSAFGQESIMSQAADNGASYFIMKPFESDRLVVQINHIMNKQSKMPDEIELKPTREDIINKMVKDIGIPPHLKGYSYLKEAVSLVLEQPEYLNKVTKELYPGIATKFDTTSSRVERSIRHAIEQAWNRHETVDHISEIFGYSVAHLESKPTNSEFIAMVADSLQIEKREKLH from the coding sequence ATGGAAAAAATAAAAATCGCAATTGCAGATGATAATCGCGAATTGGTCGGACTGATGAAAGATTATTTAAATTCACAACCCAATATGGAAGTTGTGAATGTTGCCTATAACGGCAAAACCTGCATTGAAATGTTAGAAAGTGAAGCTATTGATATTTTACTGCTAGATATCATCATGCCTTATTTAGATGGCATCGCCGTTTTGGATGCTATTAAGGAAAATGATGATTTGCATGGAATTGCCGTTATTATGCTCTCTGCATTCGGGCAAGAATCAATTATGAGTCAGGCTGCCGATAATGGCGCATCTTATTTTATTATGAAACCGTTCGAGAGTGATCGGTTAGTAGTGCAGATTAATCATATTATGAACAAGCAGAGCAAAATGCCGGACGAAATTGAACTTAAACCCACTAGAGAAGACATTATTAACAAAATGGTTAAAGATATCGGTATTCCACCTCATTTAAAAGGCTATAGTTATTTAAAAGAAGCCGTCTCACTGGTGTTAGAGCAACCGGAATATTTAAACAAAGTAACGAAAGAGCTTTATCCTGGGATTGCTACTAAGTTTGATACTACATCGTCCAGAGTTGAACGATCAATTCGACATGCTATTGAGCAGGCATGGAACCGCCATGAAACAGTTGATCATATATCAGAAATCTTTGGCTACAGTGTAGCGCATTTAGAATCCAAACCAACCAATTCAGAGTTTATCGCAATGGTAGCAGATAGTTTACAAATAGAAAAAAGAGAAAAATTACATTAA
- the xseB gene encoding exodeoxyribonuclease VII small subunit, whose translation MTEKKIMFNDAMEQLEEIVRQLEQGDVPLEQALTLYQKGMELSKVCHDKLQNAESQLVTMMKDGKEVPANIEMDGNAK comes from the coding sequence ATGACTGAGAAAAAAATTATGTTCAATGATGCAATGGAACAACTTGAAGAAATTGTTCGTCAACTCGAACAAGGGGATGTCCCACTAGAACAAGCATTGACACTTTATCAAAAAGGCATGGAACTGTCGAAAGTTTGTCACGACAAATTACAAAATGCAGAAAGTCAATTAGTTACGATGATGAAAGACGGCAAAGAAGTGCCAGCTAACATAGAAATGGACGGGAATGCAAAATGA
- the recN gene encoding DNA repair protein RecN: MLRELDIRNFAIIDSLTVSFSEGLTVLTGETGAGKSIIIDAVHLLAGGRGSQEFIRHGAKKAEIEGLFSLEDEQHPVFRKLEEFGITKSDGDILLRRELNDKGKNVCRINGKLVTISILREVGASLIDIHGQHETQELMDEKQHLYLLDQFAGKSLAKSKESYSHTFDKYMKLKREFSSYTENEQQIAQRIDLLTFQLQEIEAAELVNGEEEELVQERKKLQNFNKIYESISAAHEAIQGESKGLDWIGSAMSEIEHAAAVDETFTGASETLSGAFYLIQDTGTEIKRILDDMEFDPGRLNEIEQRLAVIQSLKRKYGSSVEDILLYHEKQTDELDKLVNRDQRFQLDQEKLKEMTEDLRVEADELTILRKKAAKSLGKAIMEQLKELHMAKASFEVNFAVLPNARFDRNGHDAITFYISTNLGEPLKPLTKVASGGELSRMMLALKTIFSKHQGITSIIFDEVDTGVSGRVAQAIAEKIAAISVDSQVLCISHLPQVAAMADQHLFIEKKVDKQRTTTAVTELDGTERTEEMSRMLSGAEITDLTLQHAKELLTLAADRKLLMK, encoded by the coding sequence ATGCTTCGTGAATTAGATATACGCAATTTTGCCATAATTGATTCTTTAACCGTTAGTTTTTCTGAAGGATTAACGGTCTTAACAGGAGAAACTGGCGCAGGTAAATCAATTATCATTGATGCTGTCCATCTTTTAGCTGGTGGAAGAGGAAGCCAAGAGTTTATCCGACATGGTGCAAAAAAGGCTGAAATAGAAGGATTATTTTCTTTGGAAGACGAACAGCATCCAGTGTTCCGCAAATTAGAAGAGTTCGGCATCACAAAAAGTGATGGCGACATTTTGTTGCGTAGAGAATTAAACGATAAAGGTAAAAATGTTTGCCGTATAAATGGTAAACTTGTTACAATATCAATTTTACGCGAAGTGGGTGCATCGTTGATTGATATCCACGGCCAGCACGAAACGCAGGAATTGATGGACGAAAAACAACATTTGTACTTATTGGACCAATTTGCGGGCAAAAGTTTAGCAAAGTCCAAAGAAAGTTATAGTCATACATTTGATAAATACATGAAGTTAAAACGCGAGTTTTCATCCTATACTGAAAACGAACAACAAATTGCACAGCGAATTGACTTACTGACATTCCAACTGCAAGAAATTGAAGCAGCAGAATTGGTTAACGGAGAAGAAGAAGAACTGGTGCAAGAACGAAAAAAATTACAGAATTTCAATAAAATTTACGAATCAATTTCAGCGGCACACGAAGCGATTCAAGGCGAAAGTAAAGGTTTAGACTGGATCGGTTCTGCCATGTCAGAAATCGAGCATGCCGCGGCAGTAGACGAAACATTTACAGGAGCATCAGAAACTTTATCGGGCGCTTTTTATTTGATTCAAGACACCGGTACTGAGATAAAACGTATACTTGATGATATGGAATTTGATCCTGGTCGATTAAATGAAATTGAACAGCGCTTGGCCGTCATTCAATCGTTAAAAAGAAAGTATGGTTCTTCAGTTGAGGACATCTTGCTTTACCATGAAAAACAGACTGATGAACTGGATAAATTAGTTAACCGTGATCAACGTTTCCAACTGGATCAAGAAAAGCTAAAAGAAATGACTGAAGACTTGCGTGTTGAAGCGGACGAATTAACGATTTTACGAAAAAAAGCTGCAAAAAGTTTAGGTAAAGCTATTATGGAACAATTAAAAGAGTTGCATATGGCTAAGGCATCATTTGAAGTTAATTTTGCTGTTTTACCCAATGCTAGATTTGATCGTAATGGCCATGATGCAATCACGTTCTATATCTCAACGAATCTTGGTGAACCATTAAAGCCTTTAACTAAAGTAGCATCAGGTGGAGAGTTGTCACGAATGATGTTGGCATTGAAAACCATTTTCTCTAAGCATCAAGGAATTACGTCGATTATTTTTGATGAAGTGGATACAGGGGTAAGTGGACGTGTGGCACAAGCCATTGCAGAAAAAATTGCAGCTATTTCAGTTGATTCTCAAGTTTTATGTATTTCTCATTTGCCTCAAGTTGCGGCCATGGCCGATCAGCATTTGTTTATTGAGAAGAAAGTCGACAAACAACGAACTACTACTGCAGTAACAGAGCTTGACGGAACTGAGCGTACAGAAGAAATGAGTCGAATGCTGTCAGGAGCTGAAATCACCGACTTAACTTTACAGCACGCTAAAGAGTTGTTAACATTAGCGGCTGATCGTAAATTATTAATGAAATAA
- a CDS encoding TlyA family RNA methyltransferase, producing the protein MNKPKKERVDVLLVERGICETREKAKRAIMAGIIYSGSERMNKPGEKILEDAALHMKGNDLKYVSRGGLKLEKALETFDLSVADKLMLDIGSSTGGFTDCALQNGAKHCYALDVGYNQLAWKIRQDERVTVMERVNFRHSKPEDFVQGLPEFASIDVSFISLRIIFPVLKQVLVTGGDVIALVKPQFEAGRENVGKKGIIRDPKIHRDVLVKVGKFAVDSGFHVKNMSFSPITGGEGNIEFLFHLQSSMEGQEIEPISELLIDETVKRAHEIL; encoded by the coding sequence ATGAACAAACCTAAAAAAGAACGTGTGGATGTCTTGCTAGTTGAGCGGGGCATCTGTGAAACACGTGAAAAGGCAAAGCGAGCGATTATGGCTGGTATTATTTATTCTGGATCTGAACGAATGAATAAACCGGGAGAAAAGATTTTAGAAGATGCAGCCTTGCACATGAAAGGCAACGATTTGAAGTATGTTAGCCGAGGGGGCTTAAAGTTAGAAAAAGCTTTAGAGACATTTGATTTATCAGTTGCTGATAAATTGATGCTCGATATTGGCTCTTCTACTGGAGGCTTTACTGATTGTGCACTTCAAAACGGCGCTAAACATTGCTATGCACTAGATGTTGGTTACAATCAATTGGCCTGGAAAATAAGACAAGATGAACGCGTGACTGTTATGGAACGAGTTAATTTCCGGCATTCAAAACCTGAAGATTTTGTACAAGGATTACCTGAATTTGCATCAATTGATGTCTCTTTTATTTCGTTGCGTATTATTTTCCCAGTTTTAAAACAAGTACTTGTAACAGGTGGCGATGTCATCGCGCTTGTGAAGCCTCAGTTTGAAGCGGGTAGAGAAAATGTAGGGAAAAAGGGCATTATTCGAGACCCGAAAATACATCGTGACGTATTGGTAAAGGTTGGGAAGTTCGCAGTTGACTCTGGATTTCACGTGAAAAATATGTCGTTTTCTCCAATCACTGGTGGAGAAGGCAATATTGAATTTTTATTCCATCTCCAGTCGAGTATGGAAGGTCAAGAAATTGAACCTATTTCAGAGTTATTAATTGATGAGACGGTAAAACGAGCGCATGAGATCTTGTAA